Sequence from the Halomonas sp. I5-271120 genome:
TCTCTGGGTATCATGGGGAGGTAACAACTCCCCACTTCATCGGATTCCTTGGTTGATATGTCACTCAGGCCATTAAGGTACCTACAAAGCCTGGAACGTGTATGGACAATGACACTTACATGGCTTGGAGAGAGGGCGAGGCCAAGCTGAATGCAGAGCAACTCCCTCGCCCGTACCAAAACCGACTATTTCGGCCCAGCCCGCTCAATCAGCTCATCGTATCCTGGAGCCGGTATTCTCCGGACCAGTGAGACAGCGCTGTGGCTCGACTGTAATGTGTACTAATGACGGGCACTGAGCCTGGATACGCTGCTTGTAGACGGCAGGCGCCTCCGGGTCATGCGACACGACCGAGACGATGGCGGCGTGAATATTCGGACCAATGGCCCAGAGGTGCAGATCGCTGATTCGTGCATCGTCACTCTCAATGGCATGTCTGACGTCGTGCTCCAAGTCACTGCGCTGTTGATCAAGCAGCACGCGGGAGGTGTCTTTCAACAGATGCCATGACCAGCGAGTGATAAGTAACGCGCCGACGATACCCATGATCGGGTCCATCCAGTCCCAGCCCGCATACTTTCCGGCCAGCAAGGCAGCAATCGCCAATACAGAAGTTAAGGCATCGGCGAGTACGTGGAAGTAGGCAGCTCGACGGTTATGATCATGATGCCCATGCCCATGCCCATGCCCATGCCCATGCCCGTGGTCGTGGTCTTCCCCGCCCAGTATCCAGGCCGATACTCCATTGACGATCAAGCCGATGACGGCGACGAAAATAGCTCCATTGAACGAAATTTCTACCGGGTGGATGAAGCGGTCGATGCTTTCGATCACCATATACAGGGCGAAGCCTGCCAGCAGGACCGCGCCGGTGAACCCGCCTAGCGCATTGACCTTCCCGGTGCCAAATGAGAACTGTGTATTGCCTGCGTTGCGGCGAGCGTATGCATAGGCGAAGGCTGCAATACCCAGAGCGACAGCATGAGAGCCCATATGAAGGCCATCGGCCAGGAGGGCCATCGAACCGTATAAGACACCGGCCAGAATTTCCCAAACCATCATGACGACAGTTAGAGCGACGACGATCAGTGAGCGTATTTCACCGGATTTTTTACGATCTTGACCAAAAACATGATTGTGTTGCCATTCTTCGAGCCTGTGACCATGCATACTGTAATACTCCGAGTTGATAAAAATTATGGTCAGCAAGACCAATGAAAGTGGTGGCGATTGATGGCGAAGCCCTGCTAACAGCTCCGGTTCCGCAAGAACTTCAGGGGCGCGGATATTAAATCACTGCCAAAGTTCGCCTCTTACAGCTAGGGTACCCACGCTGTAGCTCGTGATGTTCTACTTGAGGTAGGACTTGATGACCTGCAGCACCGCTTCCAAGTCTTGTTGCCGCTGCTCCAACTCGGGTTCCCTGACGACGTGATCAGTCAAGTGCCCCTCAATGATGGCTGCCATCAGTCCATTCACCGCCCCACGAATCGCGGCGATCTGTTGCAGCACGGCCGTGCAGTCGCCCTCCTCGTCAAGCTGCCTTTCCAGTGCGGCCGTCTGCCCCTGAATGCGCCGAACGCGGGTTAATAGCTTCGCTTTGTCTTTGATCGTGTGCATGCAGTCGTCTCTTTAGTGGCCCAAAAACTATACTGGAGGGTAGTATATAAATACTAGGGGGTAGTATGCTTGTTTGCAAGAGAGGAGAGGTAGGTGAAGCTCACCAACGTGACACTCGCCAGCCGTAAGGAGCACGCCGCATGACCGAAATGCCCGACAACATCCTGCACCTGCCTGAGTACCAGGTGCTGGGCTGCAAATCCACCGACGACGAAATGCACTTCCAGGTGGACGCGCCCGATCCCATCGCCTGCGAGGAATGCGGCGTGCAGGGTGAGTTCGTGCGGTTCGGCAAGCGTGATGTTCCCTATCGTGATCTGCCCATCCACGGCAAGCGGGTCACCCTCTGGGTGGTCCGCCGCCGGTACACCTGCCGGGCCTGCAAGACCACCTTCAGGCCCCAGCTACCGGAGATGGTGGACGGCTTCCGCATGACGCTGCGGCTGCATGAATACGTGGAGAAGGAATCCTTCAACCACCCCTACACCTTTGTGGCGGCACAGACCGGCTTGGACGAGAAGACGGTACGTGACATCTTCAACGCCCGCGCCGAGTTTCTGGGGCGCTGGCACCGCTTCGAGACGCCCCGCATTCTGGGCATCGACGAGCTGTACCTGAACAAGCGCTACCGCTGCATCCTGACCAACATCGAGGAGCGAACCCTGCTCGACCTGCTGGCCACCCGCCGTCAGGACGTGGTGACCAACTACCTGATGAAGCTGAAAGACCGGCAGAAGGTCGAGATCGTCAGCATGGACATGTGGAACCCCTACCGGGCAGCGGTCAAGGCGGTGCTGCCACAGGCCCGTATCGTGGTCGATAAGTTCCATGTGGTGCGCATGGCCAACGATGCCTTGGAGAAGGTGCGCAAGGGCCTCAGAAAGGAGCTGAAACCCTCCCAGAGCCGAACCCTCAAAGGAGACCGGAAAATCCTGCTGAAACGCGCTCACGAAGTCTCAGACCGGGAGCGACTCATCATGGAGACCTGGACAGGCGCATTCCCGCAACTGCTGGCCGCCTACGAGCACAAGGAACGCTTCTACGGCATCTGGAACGCCACCACCCGGCCACAGGCAGAAGCCGCCCTGGATGACTGGATAGCCACCATTCCAAAGGGCCAGAAGGAAGTCTGGAGCGATCTGGTCAGGGCAGTGGGCAACTGGCGCGAAGAGATCATGACCTACTTCGAGACGGACATGCCCGTCACCAACGCTTACACGGAGTCCATCAACCGACTGGCCAAGGACAAGAACCGTGAAGGGCGTGGTTACTCGTTCGAGGTGATGCGGGCACGAATGCTCTACACCACGAAGCACAAGAAGAAGGCCCCGACTGCGAAGGTCTCTCCGTTCTACACCATCGGTTACGGACTGCCGGACTTCGCAGAGGAACTCAACTACGGGGTCAATCTATCAACCATCTGAGGGTGGTATCAGGTTGGTGGGGTGAAGGTGCCCCATCAACCATTAAATCCGTATACCCGGATTTAGTTGACCGCGGTCAGCCCGGCCTCGGTCACGGAAAACGCCTGTTCCGTTTCGATAGATGGACAGCAGTTTGGGTCATCGATCGCATGGGTATGACCAACGGCCCTCACGATCCCATCGCCAAGTTCAATTTCTGTGACGCTGCCGGCTAACGCATTCTCGCCCACCACACGCATATCAGAGCCGGTTCCAGTGTGAACCACCAGGAACTGCCCATAGCGGTTCGAACCGTGCATGCCTTCCAGTGTAAAAACAGTGGCCGTTTCAAGGATGCCATCGCCATCCACATCGCCTATCGCAGACATGCGGGCATCTCGGTACTCATCCGCTTCATACTGGCGCTCCAACCCAGCGATGTACTGATCAACGGGCGCCCCACCCTCTGATCCGCTTTCATTGCTAGACGGCATTGAAGCCTGCCCGAAATCCAGCGGAGTTTCTTGTTGTGTGCCTTCGCCTACTTGTCGCTTGACGATAGCCTCAAAAGCAGACTCGATATCGTGACCGGAAATGATGAATTGGCCATACTCGAAGTTCCGATCCCACGGCTGCGCTTCCCCCAAAAACCAGCTGGCAATCCAGCCAGGGCGATCCTTCTCATTGATATCAATCAGCCAGTTGAGATAGCCGACCATCTCATCGTAGCCGGCCTCGCCAATGTTGGCAGTGATCTCATCTTCGTTATCTTCGACCTCATCAAGAAAGTGAGATGCAATCTCAATATTTGTATCGACCCTCATCTCTACGCAGTCATTAGTGAACTGTCCAAAACAGGTTTGCCGATACTCACGCACCATGTTATTGACCTGAAAATCACCGATCATGTCACAGCCAGCCATCAGCCCCGCCAGTGCACAGACTGCTGAAGAAGGAAACACATTCGTCACTTCACACTCCTTGTATGAGCTATCCAGACGTTCTTATATCACAATGGAAAAAAACCATTAACTTAGTAGTTTTTTGGCCCTGTCGAACAAGGAGGCAAGCGTGCTGCGCTCCCGTTCCAGCGTGTCTTCCTCCTGCTCTTGCTTTTCCATATTTCTGAGTATCGTCTCATACCCCATTGGGTTACCTAAGAGGTAGTAGAGAGTCTCGTTGAAGGCCTTGAGAACACCTCCCGACACAGTTGCTCCGCGGGTTCTGTTCACGAATTGGGCGATCGATGCGCTTCGGGACATGCCATTCTCGCAATAGAGTACCAATTCCTTGAGTCCCAGCTCCTCCACCTGGTCCAGAAACTGGAGAACCGCCTTGGCATCATCGGCCTGGGGATCATGGCGATGCTTGTCACGGAAGTCGGCGACCCGGCCGTAGGTACGTATCAACGAGGCAGTGTATTCGGCATCATCGAATGACAGCCGCAACATCGCGCCCCAGTCCTCGCTGAGCGTCGGCAGAGGGTGGTCAGGGTCTGAGATGGATATGATGCCGGCTAGCGCGGTACGCGTTGGGTCGCTGGGTAATTCCTCAAAGGAGGAGATAAGATGAACATGCCTTATCACTTTTCGGTACTCCACAAACAAATAAGGCCCGGCGATTAAGCGCGGGCCTCATGGCTCAGAAAATCGGGCTTATTCTACGAAGCCGCCCCAGCCGTTGACGGTCTCTTCACCGTATTGGGCTTTCCATTCTTTGAGCTGCTTGTTGTTGCCACCGCGAGTTTCGACACGCTCGCCAGTGTGCGGGTTGGTAAAAACCTTCAGGCGACGCTTGTTACGACCTTCGCTCTTCGGCTTCTCTGCTTGGGTTTCAGCCAGCTCCGGCTTGATGAGCTTCACGGCCTCGTCCGGGCTGATCTCGTGCATCTCCATCAGTTCTTGCACGTCTTTCTGGAAGGACTGAGCGGCCTGAAGTTTCGGGTCTTGGCGCATCCGCTCCAGCTCAGCCTCCAGCTTTTTCATCTCTTTTTCGCGGTTGATGTAATCTACCAGAATGGAACCGGCCATTAATGTATCTCCACTTTACTTACAATGTATAGGATAGCTTACCAAATCGCTATGGAGTAATCATACACAAATAGCAGGAAAGACAAAACAAAGATGTGGTAGATAAAAAAGAGGCTGCCTATTGACCTCATAGACAACCTCCTTCCTATCAAGAACAACTCGGGTTGTTACTCTGAGGAGCTCTTTTCCTTGTCGATCTTGCGAGGCCGGCCGCGCTTCTTTGAGGCACCCTCGCTTTGGAGTTCTTCCGGACTGATGCCGTGCTCATCCATAATCTTGCGCACTTCTGCTAAGCGCTCAAGATGCTCACGCTGCTCCTTCTCCCGCTCTTCTTCTTCGACCTGCTTTTCTACATGAACCTCTTCGACCAGCTCGGTCAGTTTAACGATGTCGGAGAGAGTCAGGCGACGCAGTTGCGCACGGATGACGTTCTTGTTCTGGACAAGCTTGGATAAGGTCTCTTTGTCCAGGTTCTTTGATTCGGCCATTCGCATCTCCATACCGGCTTCTCAAGGGTATTGCAGGGCAATTTTCACGGGATATGACCCCTCAATGGTATCCGAGTTCTTTTAGCACTGCCAAATTCACGGCATAAAAAAGGCGCTCCGCGTGGAGCGCCTTGGCCAAACTAACACTTAGGCTCTGCAGCGTTTACGAATTTCAGTAGGTCACTTCCATTCCATTGCGGCTGAACAGTTTGTCGATTACGGACTTGCCCGCAATCAGACCTGTCGTCAGGATAAGACGCACACTCGAGTAGCCCCCGGCGACCATTGCCATGTAGAGATACCCCGGCAATTCAATGTTGAACTGGAAAGCTAGCTTTGCCACATTCGGCTGAAACATCCAGACCGCCATGAACGTCACTAGGGTGAGCACGTTCGCGAGCAGCCAGAATGCGATGCCCATGGCCAGGAATCCCCCGCGCGTGAAGGGGATTTCCGGGTCATGCCAGCCTTGGCCGTGATCGGAGTCGAGCATGACGGCAGCCACTGCCAGTGCCGTGAAGGTCACGCCCACGGCTAGCATGTGATGGAGCATCCAGAAGCCATCACCCTGACGCCAGAACAGCCAGGCACTGGCCATTAGCGCGAGCGTGATCATCTGCATGAGTTCGCTCGTGTGATGGGGCTCGCCGTCCTTCAGGATTTCACGCCATTTGTCCCGTAACTTCATCGCCATTGTCTTCTCCTCCTGTAGGTCCTGAGATCACGACCTTCCGTCTTTATGCCCTGGCACGAGGGCTGATCACAGCGCATGGTGTCAAATCACTGCCCGGCAGGTAGGCCAAAACAGGGTCAAAATCGGGCAGACGCCGACAAATTTCCCTTCTGCTTGAAGTCGCATTTCCAGCCACCGCAGGTGATGAAGTCGCCGTAGGGGCCTTGGCGCTGTTGAAGCACCCCGACTCGGCAGCGTGAGCATCGCTCGATTGGGGCGCCGGCTTCATCGGTCAGAGGAGGCAAGCCGAGGTCGACCAACTCATCCAAGAAGGGGGAAACCCGCTCCGACTCGGACAGCAACAGCACACGCCGCTTCGCGCGTGTCAGTGCGACATAGAACAGGCGACGCTCTTCTGCGTGGGGGAAGACCTCGCGCTCAGGCATGACCAACTCCAGGAGAGAGTCATCCTCGATGGTAGAGGGGAAGCCTCTGGGCGGTCCCCCATGTACATTTAGCAGGAACACGTAGTCGGCCTCGAGGCCTTTGGATTCGTGAGCGGTAGCGAAGCGAACCCGCACCAGCGGACTGACGGCACGGGTGATCTCGGCCAGGCCCTCGGGAGCATCACGCTTGTAACGGCCGAGCAAGAATACCGAGTAGCGCTCGCCCTGCTCTTCTGCCTGTATCGCCAGCCGGCGCAGCTGCTCGGTGAGTTTTGCGGCCATCTCGCCGCGGCCATGGGGCACGTAGCGTATGCTCCGCCCCTCAAGGGGATTGTGCGAGCTCACCTGCTTCTTGATCTGCTCGGGATTCGCGCTGACAAAGGCGCTGGCCATGTCGTTGAGCGCCTGAGGACACCGGAAAGTCTGCGTGAGGTAGCGTGTCGTGCAAGATCCCAAGCGGGCCTCGAAATCGGTCATGAAGCGCACGTCCGAGCCCGCGAATCTCGCCACCGCCTGCCAGTCATCTCCGACGGTGAACAGACTGGCGCCCTGCTGGTTGAGCGCCTTGGCGATGCGGGCCCTGGCGATGCTGGTGTCCTGCCACTCGTCCACCATGACTGCACGATACGGAGACACCCATTCACCCCGCTCGATCAGATCCGCGGCTTGATTGAGCATGTCGTCGTAATCGACCGCGCCCTGCTCCGTGAGCCGCCTGTCCCAGGCATCCACGATGAAAGTGAACAGCGAGATGAATAGCCGCACCCGGCGCGTGTAGTGGTAGCTATGGCGCCCCCCTTCGAGGATGTCCTTGCCCATCTCGATAAGGTCCTCCATCCGTAGACTGGTTCCCTTGTAGTGCTGCATGAAGGGACGCACTAGGCGTGCAAAGGCACTGACTGTGACAGGTTTCACTCGATCCCCCAGATTGCCAAGTGATGGGGTCGGTGTTAGACCGTGTCGCCTCAGCTCGGCGTCGAGCATCGCGAGGCTCTGGCCAGTACGCAGGCCGTGAGAGGTGGTCTCGAAGTAGCGATTCCCGTCCTGACGGTGCAGCTGGCGCTTCCAATCGACGCCATCGGCATAACCCTCGAAATGCGGCGGGGGTTGGCCGTTGGCATCCAGCGCCAAGTGCTCGTGATAGAGGTCGATGTCTGGATAGTAGAAGTCCGGGTGATATTGGCTGTGTTCGGCATCGGCGGTATCCCGGGGATAGGGACGCTCGTAGCAGTAGTCGATGCCGTGATAGAGCAGCCAGTCGGCGATGGCCTTCTCCTCCTGGCTTTTTACATGCTCCCCCCGCAGGGTGACGATACTCGCCTCGGATGCCGAGCCATCGTCGGCTGCCTCGCTGGCGCCCGGGTCCTCACCAAGCAAAGCCGAATACTCCGACCACTGGATCCGGAAGGTGCTTTCCGTCTCGATCAGCTCGCGCATGATGTCCTCTATTACCTCGAGGTCCTTTCCATTGTCCAGCCATCCCGGCACGGTCGGCTTGCGCCCGGTGGCCTTGCCGATGACCGCCAGCCCGAAGGAGTGGAAGGTATTGACGGCAATTTGGTCGCTCCCTTCGATCCAGCCAGGCAGCTGGCGCTTCACGCGATGCTTTAGCTCCGATGCGGCGTCTCGGTTGAAAGCCAACAGCAGGATCTGGTTGGGGCGAGCATAGCCGGCCCGAACAGCGTACCCGGCCCGTGCCACCATGGTAGAAGTCTTGCCTGACCCCGCCGCAGCGATCACTCTGACGCGATCATCGAAGCAGACCGCTGCCTCGGCTTGCTCTTGAGTGAGCGGCCGGGCTTCCACTCCTACAAAGTAGTCATGATGCCGTGCCAAGGCCTTCTGCGTGACGCCGTGATTGGCCCTCTGAACCTCATCCTCGAGCATCGGCGAATAGGCATCGTGAAGGCCCTTGAGGGGCAGGCCATCTGCGGCTTCCTGGAACATGGGGTGATGATAAGCAGCGAAGGCGGTTAGCCCGGTCTCGGGTTGGCGCACGTCATCGCGGGATGCCCTCAGTTCGGCTGCCATGGACTGCGTGACCCAGCCGTCATTGGCTCGCTGCTGAACCTCGATCGGGACGCGAAGATTCCAGTCTTGGCCAAGCTTCACAGATATATCCCTGAAGTCGGCCCGCATGCTGTTAATGACCATCTTGTGAAGCGTCTTGCGCAGCCGTCGCCCCTCGCCGCGGGACAGCCCTGCCAGCCTAATCCGCTCAATCTCGCAGTCCTCACTCTGGCGAGTGATCAGGCAGCTCGGCCACAGCAGGCCGCCCTGGCGCTCGATGGCATGCACCTGCCATAACGGAATAGTCTGCCGCTCGTCACCCCGAGTCAGGCTGGCGTGGGTCTCATCGAGGCTCAGTTGCCATGCCCGGCTGGCGCCGACCCGCCGTGCCCATGGACTGGGGCTCCATTGCGGTTTCATCGGTCTCTCCTGTCTGAATTGCTCTCAGAATGGATAAAAGCTACAGAATACGATATACCGTGTACCGTACTTTACCGTTATGGTCATGGTGAGGTCGGTCACACTACGCCCTCTTTTGCCCGTATTCCTCGGCGACGAGCCCTCCGGCATTGAAGAGGTACATGGCCCGAAATGGTCCTGAGCGGACCGCCCGCGCCTCCTCGCCCAGTTTGCCGGCGCGACACCGTACCGTCGATCGTGGATGAAACCGTTCCAGCATATCGGTGACCTGGAGGCAGGACACCGGTATGACCCGACAGTCCATGTAATGGTCAGCCAGCTCCTCGGCGGGATATGCCAACAGCCTGACCGCACAGATGTGCGCCCTCATCTGCAGGAAGGTGTCGAAGTCGAACTCGAAGATCTGGATCTTCTTGCGAAGATCGCCCTCATAGCATTGCGCCAGGCTGGCCTCGTAAACACGCGGAAGCTCGTAGAGGGTCTCGCCAAACTCCGCCAGTATTTGCATGAAGCGATAGCCAAGTGACTCAGTGGCCTCGCCCAGCTCTATTAGGGCCTCGCGGCCGTCCATCTGGTCCCGTGTCATTGGGGGTCTCCTGTGCCAGTGATCTCATCATCCGTATCATGCGCAAAAAAATGCCGCCCCAATGGGGCGGCGGACATCGGCTTCCCACAGCGCGATGATCGGGGGTGCATCAGCCAACAAAGGACTGGTGCTACAGCAACTCGTCTTCATCCAGAAACTCATCCGGCGCGATCAGAGGCAGCTCGAGGCGAACCTGGGCGCGGCCGCTGAAGTGGTCTTCCTGCAACACGGTGAGGAAGCGCTGGTGGACCGGAAGGCAGCCTTCCCGTTGTACCAGTAGTTCCAGTCCCCGCCAGTGCGCCAGCAAGCCCTGATGGCCTCCGTAGATGTTTGCGGTGGAGGTGCTGTCGTCTATCCAGAGATCACAGCCCCCCTCGGCCATGGCCTTTTCCTGGAGCCCTTCCAGGGTGCGCAATTCGCAGCCCAATGGCGGGATCGACTGCTGGTGCCTGACTTGATAGCGCATCGGCAGCCCTTGGGCGCATAGCCGCGGGACCAGCACGGGTTCGAAATCGAGCCGGAGGGATTCATAGATAAAACGACGGTGGGCCACCAGGGCACGCTGCATGGAGTAGGTGGATCCGAAATTCGAGGTCGGGCGCGAGGCGGTATCGGGGATGGTCACCGACATGCCATTACGGCTGCCGTGGTGCTGCACGAAGTTGTGGTAGCGCTGGATGTGGGGATGATCGCGCCCGGTATGCACCAGCTCGCTGACGGGGAAGTCATTGGTCAGCGCCAGCAGGGCCTGTTCGGGATTGGGACGGCAGTAGCGGAACAACGGCACCTGGATCTGTGCGGAGCCGCGTCGGAGTACCCATTGAGCCCGCGCCAGCATCGTCAAGTATTCGGCATGCTGGTGGCCATCGATAGACAGCGGGATCTCATAGCCGTCCTCGC
This genomic interval carries:
- a CDS encoding UvrD-helicase domain-containing protein; amino-acid sequence: MKPQWSPSPWARRVGASRAWQLSLDETHASLTRGDERQTIPLWQVHAIERQGGLLWPSCLITRQSEDCEIERIRLAGLSRGEGRRLRKTLHKMVINSMRADFRDISVKLGQDWNLRVPIEVQQRANDGWVTQSMAAELRASRDDVRQPETGLTAFAAYHHPMFQEAADGLPLKGLHDAYSPMLEDEVQRANHGVTQKALARHHDYFVGVEARPLTQEQAEAAVCFDDRVRVIAAAGSGKTSTMVARAGYAVRAGYARPNQILLLAFNRDAASELKHRVKRQLPGWIEGSDQIAVNTFHSFGLAVIGKATGRKPTVPGWLDNGKDLEVIEDIMRELIETESTFRIQWSEYSALLGEDPGASEAADDGSASEASIVTLRGEHVKSQEEKAIADWLLYHGIDYCYERPYPRDTADAEHSQYHPDFYYPDIDLYHEHLALDANGQPPPHFEGYADGVDWKRQLHRQDGNRYFETTSHGLRTGQSLAMLDAELRRHGLTPTPSLGNLGDRVKPVTVSAFARLVRPFMQHYKGTSLRMEDLIEMGKDILEGGRHSYHYTRRVRLFISLFTFIVDAWDRRLTEQGAVDYDDMLNQAADLIERGEWVSPYRAVMVDEWQDTSIARARIAKALNQQGASLFTVGDDWQAVARFAGSDVRFMTDFEARLGSCTTRYLTQTFRCPQALNDMASAFVSANPEQIKKQVSSHNPLEGRSIRYVPHGRGEMAAKLTEQLRRLAIQAEEQGERYSVFLLGRYKRDAPEGLAEITRAVSPLVRVRFATAHESKGLEADYVFLLNVHGGPPRGFPSTIEDDSLLELVMPEREVFPHAEERRLFYVALTRAKRRVLLLSESERVSPFLDELVDLGLPPLTDEAGAPIERCSRCRVGVLQQRQGPYGDFITCGGWKCDFKQKGNLSASARF
- a CDS encoding ISL3 family transposase, which codes for MTEMPDNILHLPEYQVLGCKSTDDEMHFQVDAPDPIACEECGVQGEFVRFGKRDVPYRDLPIHGKRVTLWVVRRRYTCRACKTTFRPQLPEMVDGFRMTLRLHEYVEKESFNHPYTFVAAQTGLDEKTVRDIFNARAEFLGRWHRFETPRILGIDELYLNKRYRCILTNIEERTLLDLLATRRQDVVTNYLMKLKDRQKVEIVSMDMWNPYRAAVKAVLPQARIVVDKFHVVRMANDALEKVRKGLRKELKPSQSRTLKGDRKILLKRAHEVSDRERLIMETWTGAFPQLLAAYEHKERFYGIWNATTRPQAEAALDDWIATIPKGQKEVWSDLVRAVGNWREEIMTYFETDMPVTNAYTESINRLAKDKNREGRGYSFEVMRARMLYTTKHKKKAPTAKVSPFYTIGYGLPDFAEELNYGVNLSTI
- the dmeF gene encoding CDF family Co(II)/Ni(II) efflux transporter DmeF; this encodes MHGHRLEEWQHNHVFGQDRKKSGEIRSLIVVALTVVMMVWEILAGVLYGSMALLADGLHMGSHAVALGIAAFAYAYARRNAGNTQFSFGTGKVNALGGFTGAVLLAGFALYMVIESIDRFIHPVEISFNGAIFVAVIGLIVNGVSAWILGGEDHDHGHGHGHGHGHGHHDHNRRAAYFHVLADALTSVLAIAALLAGKYAGWDWMDPIMGIVGALLITRWSWHLLKDTSRVLLDQQRSDLEHDVRHAIESDDARISDLHLWAIGPNIHAAIVSVVSHDPEAPAVYKQRIQAQCPSLVHITVEPQRCLTGPENTGSRIR
- a CDS encoding metal/formaldehyde-sensitive transcriptional repressor, with the protein product MHTIKDKAKLLTRVRRIQGQTAALERQLDEEGDCTAVLQQIAAIRGAVNGLMAAIIEGHLTDHVVREPELEQRQQDLEAVLQVIKSYLK
- a CDS encoding histone-like nucleoid-structuring protein, MvaT/MvaU family, yielding MAGSILVDYINREKEMKKLEAELERMRQDPKLQAAQSFQKDVQELMEMHEISPDEAVKLIKPELAETQAEKPKSEGRNKRRLKVFTNPHTGERVETRGGNNKQLKEWKAQYGEETVNGWGGFVE
- a CDS encoding H-NS family nucleoid-associated regulatory protein; protein product: MAESKNLDKETLSKLVQNKNVIRAQLRRLTLSDIVKLTELVEEVHVEKQVEEEEREKEQREHLERLAEVRKIMDEHGISPEELQSEGASKKRGRPRKIDKEKSSSE